One region of Eupeodes corollae chromosome 1, idEupCoro1.1, whole genome shotgun sequence genomic DNA includes:
- the LOC129944493 gene encoding uncharacterized protein K02A2.6-like, with protein MEAAELKELLRQQENFLKSLMISQREWMEKVTKPGMVMDGLGRLASNTPAPPPFHQYQKEKHHWESYLKQLEQHFSAYSVEEDQQKRAFLLSWVGSEIFELAQKLLGDKLEDLSFKVITDKLSEHFKRNVHILAARYEFFQAKMGEGQSYADWVAELRGLSRNCKYICSKPECKQEFVDELLRDTIVINTPHDAVRTAALQKPNPTLEDVLLKAESYEATKNTVSVLKNVKGQSTQQQEIFRIDANKTRKNRPMSEGRGKSSGQITEPIKSCPRCGVSHNRDSCKFRNADCYSCNGTGHIASVCLTGSRNKKRNKHSYRRNRSRNRQSVNGSKKMENIETMDSHMIDFINVVDLDNQSETAHDTNVLQSQPVRKGNKMILKLKINDRFMDFLVDTGASCSMVSREQFRQLQCNQLQPAGIVLKAYGDITVPVLGKAFVNVEYDSIKMVLPLIVTDVKAANNILGIDWLDSFGLNMKQEVVYNISNVTLKSKVNDLCNEFSSIFDKSLGRCIPFKAHLQLKSKASPKFFRSRPIPFSQMDSFKQEVERLVSEGIWKPIKFSNWAAPVVVVPKSDGRVRICGDFKALNAQLEVEHALIPRVEEMLYKVRGGKFFAKIDLSDAYLQVELDDESKEFMVVNTVMGLYQCQRLPFGVASAPAIFQRLVEQVIAGVRQCGNYIDDIIVAAETTHELLDTLREIFERLKSYGLVCKREKCILLETEIEFLGHIISETGIRPSDSKVIAIKELPRPTNVKDVQAFMGKVNYYNKFIKNLSQISAPLNILRRNDTAFVWRKEQESAFQYLKSQLVDATRLSHFRDDLPIILATDASSHGIGAVISHVLPNGSEVPIAHASKTLNIHQKRYSQIEKEALSIIYGVQKFNQYLYGRHFILYTDHKPLVSIFNPEKNLPVFTAQRLQRWALFLMGYQYSIRYKPTSKHGNADALSRLPMGQDEQFDASENSCLHVQFDEVIEAFPVDAKQIASATAVDPVLSKVLKFLRHGWPDSSKLIDKQLKPYFDRRYSLLIENNIILLQAEHVRVVVPASQQPNVLKLLHDGHWGITRMKQLSRRYCWWPFIHKAITERAAKCIQCQETSSSPRKEYSSWPSPDHAWQRIHLDFAGPFLGHMWLVCIDAFSKFPFVVKMSTITTSSATISILKGIFALEGLPDTIVSDNGRQFVSHEFEQFCSSNGIQHLTSAPFHPASNGEAERFVRTFKTSLKKIMEGGEDLNNALLHHLSTFRSTPNPVTGKSPAEILHGRQPKIPLALMFPRQNKLQSSKGLNRFVSEQLVLVKNFSRGPKWIRGRVKKQLGRMTYLVSTVFGALKRHQNQMRAQHSNENHLDEFFMNKGLQSSAANQASINSDNTNIPSVSSTVSKIVPQATETRDNNAAAKPSVIPAVQTPRRSYRQRRPVVRFQVSH; from the coding sequence ATGGAAGCAGCGGAGTTAAAGGAGCTACTCAGACAACAGGAAAATTTTCTGAAGTCTTTAATGATCAGTCAAAGAGAATGGATGGAAAAAGTGACGAAGCCAGGTATGGTTATGGATGGCTTGGGTAGACTTGCATCAAATACACCTGCGCCTCCACCTTTTCATCAATACCAGAAAGAGAAGCATCACTGGGAATCATATTTGAAGCAACTAGAGCAACATTTTTCGGCATATTCGGTAGAGGAAGACCAGCAAAAAAGGGCGTTCCTTCTTTCATGGGTAGGTTCTGAGATTTTTGAATTGGCTCAAAAATTACTTGGGGACAAATTAGAGGATCTGTCATTTAAGGTTATCACAGATAAATTGTCTGAACATTTTAAACGCAACGTTCACATATTGGCAGCTCGATATGAGTTTTTTCAGGCGAAAATGGGGGAAGGCCAAAGCTATGCAGATTGGGTAGCTGAGCTACGTGGCTTATCCCGCAATTGTAAGTATATCTGTTCCAAACCAGAATGCAAGCAAGAATTTGTTGATGAACTGCTGCGGGATACGATAGTCATCAATACTCCCCACGATGCTGTCCGTACGGCAGCTCTCCAAAAGCCAAACCCTACTCTGGAAGATGTACTTTTGAAAGCAGAATCTTATGAAGCCACGAAAAACACAGTAAGTgtccttaaaaatgtaaaagggCAAAGTACTCAACAGCAAGAAATTTTTCGTATAGACGCAAATAAAACGCGTAAAAATCGTCCGATGAGTGAAGGTAGAGGGAAAAGTAGCGGTCAAATAACGGAGCCAATTAAATCGTGTCCGCGGTGTGGGGTAAGCCACAATAGAGACAGTTGTAAATTTCGTAATGCGGACTGTTATAGTTGCAACGGTACTGGTCATATCGCCTCAGTTTGTTTAACGGgtagtagaaataaaaaaagaaacaagcatTCTTATCGTAGGAATCGCTCTCGCAATAGACAGTCGGTTAACGGGTcgaagaaaatggaaaatattgagaCGATGGACAGTCACATGATCGATTTTATTAACGTGGTAGATTTAGACAATCAAAGTGAAACGGCACACGATACGAATGTTTTGCAAAGTCAGCCAGTCCGAAAAggcaataaaatgattttaaaacttaaaataaatgatcGGTTTATGGATTTCTTAGTGGATACTGGGGCTTCATGCTCCATGGTTAGCAGAGAGCAATTTAGACAGTTGCAATGTAACCAGCTGCAGCCGGCAGGCATTGTTCTTAAGGCGTATGGTGACATTACAGTGCCCGTGCTTGGAAAAGCATTCGTCAATGTGGAATACGACTCGATTAAAATGGTGCTACCTCTCATTGTGACTGATGTTAAAGCGGCTAATAATATTCTCGGCATAGACTGGCTAGACTCATTTGGGCTTAATATGAAGCAAGAGGTAGTATATAATATATCTAACGTCACGTTAAAATCGAAGGTAAATGATTTATGTAATgaatttagtagcatttttgatAAATCATTAGGCCGTTGCATACCTTTTAAAGCCCATCTACAACTAAAATCTAAAGCGTCTCCAAAGTTTTTCAGAAGCCGTCCAATCCCTTTTTCTCAGATGGATTCGTTTAAGCAGGAGGTGGAGCGCCTTGTGTCAGAAGGAATTTGGAAACCAATTAAGTTTAGTAATTGGGCAGCACCAGTCGTCGTGGTACCAAAGAGTGACGGGCGAGTACGAATCTGTGGGGACTTCAAAGCTTTAAATGCGCAGTTAGAAGTAGAACATGCGCTTATACCGAGAGTAGAAGAGATGTTATACAAGGTGCGAGGTGgcaaattttttgcaaaaattgatcTGTCGGACGCTTACCTCCAGGTTGAGCTGGATGATGAATCGAAGGAGTTTATGGTCGTCAACACAGTCATGGGATTGTACCAGTGTCAGAGGTTGCCGTTTGGAGTTGCTAGTGCGCCGGCAATATTCCAAAGATTAGTTGAACAGGTAATTGCGGGGGTTCGCCAGTGTGGGAACTATATTGATGATATAATTGTGGCAGCCGAAACCACTCATGAGCTCTTGGACACTTTACGCGAAATTTTTGAAAGGCTTAAGTCATATGGTCTGGTTTGCAAgcgtgaaaaatgtattttgttggaGACAGAAATTGAATTTCTAGGCCACATCATTAGTGAGACAGGTATTAGACCTTCAGATTCCAAGGTTATCGCGATTAAAGAATTGCCACGTCCAACTAACGTGAAAGATGTACAGGCTTTCATGGGGAAAgtcaattattataataaattcattaaaaacttaTCTCAAATCAGTGCCCCTTTAAATATACTCCGCAGGAATGATACAGCGTTTGTGTGGCGGAAAGAGCAAGAGTCagcatttcaatatttaaaatcacaaCTAGTGGACGCAACGAGGCTATCTCATTTTCGTGACGATTTGCCTATAATTCTGGCTACGGACGCATCCTCTCATGGCATAGGAGCCGTCATTTCTCATGTGCTTCCCAATGGATCGGAAGTGCCGATTGCACACGCTTCAAAAACTTTGAACATACATCAAAAACGGTATAGTCAGATAGAAAAGGAGGCCCTCTCTATCATATACGGGGTGCAGAAGTTTAATCAGTATCTTTACGGtcgacattttattttgtatacggACCATAAGCCGCTGGTCTCAATATTTAACCCTGAAAAAAATTTACCTGTCTTTACAGCTCAAAGATTGCAGCGCTGGGCTTTGTTCTTGATGGGTTATCAATATAGCATCAGATACAAGCCTACAAGTAAACATGGAAACGCAGACGCGTTGTCGCGGTTACCAATGGGCCAGGATGAGCAATTTGATGCAAGCGAAAACTCCTGTCTGCATGTTCAATTTGATGAAGTGATTGAAGCGTTTCCAGTGGATGCCAAGCAAATAGCCAGTGCCACAGCCGTAGATCCCGTTCTATCCAAAGTACTCAAGTTTTTACGCCACGGCTGGCCGGACTCATCAAAGCTTATAGATAAACAGTTGAAACCTTATTTTGACCGAAGATATTCTCTTCtcatagaaaataatattattttacttcAGGCTGAGCACGTTCGCGTCGTTGTTCCAGCATCGCAGCAGCCAAATGTGTTGAAGCTCCTCCACGATGGACACTGGGGGATCACAAGAATGAAGCAGCTATCCAGGAGATATTGCTGGTGGCCATTTATACACAAGGCCATAACCGAACGTGCAGCAAAATGCATACAATGTCAGGAAACAAGCAGTAGCCCAAGGAAGGAGTATTCGTCGTGGCCGTCACCTGATCATGCATGGCAGCGTATACACCTGGATTTTGCGGGTCCATTTCTTGGACACATGTGGTTGGTCTGTATAGATGCATTTTCTAAGTTCCCGTTCGTTGTTAAAATGTCCACAATAACAACGTCATCTGCCACAATTTCAATTCTGAAAGGTATTTTTGCGCTGGAGGGACTACCTGATACAATCGTCTCGGACAATGGTCGACAATTTGTGTCCCACGAGTTTGAGCAATTCTGTTCTTCAAATGGAATTCAACATTTGACGTCAGCACCTTTTCATCCTGCCTCTAATGGAGAGGCTGAACGTTTTGTAAGGACCTTTAAAACGTCATTAAAGAAGATTATGGAAGGAGGAGAAGACTTGAATAATGCGTTACTTCACCATTTAAGCACTTTTCGATCGACACCGAATCCTGTTACCGGGAAATCACCAGCAGAAATATTACATGGACGACAGCCTAAAATTCCTCTTGCTTTGATGTTCCCTCGACAGAACAAACTACAAAGCAGCAAAGGACTTAATCGTTTTGTTAGCGAACAGCTAGTGTTAGTGAAGAACTTCTCAAGAGGACCAAAATGGATTCGAGGTAGGGTAAAAAAGCAACTTGGGCGGATGACATACCTTGTATCCACAGTTTTTGGAGCTCTTAAGCGACACCAAAACCAGATGAGGGCTCAGCACTCGAATGAAAATCACTTGGATGAGTTTTTCATGAATAAGGGCCTTCAAAGTTCTGCAGCAAATCAGGCAAGTATAAATTCTGATAATACTAATATTCCTTCAGTCTCATCGACAGTAAGCAAGATTGTTCCTCAAGCAACAGAAACAAGGGACAACAATGCAGCTGCCAAGCCGTCGGTGATTCCGGCTGTGCAAACACCTAGACGCTCTTACAGACAACGAAGACCTGTCGTTCGATTCCAGGTCTCACATTGA
- the LOC129944560 gene encoding uncharacterized protein LOC129944560, whose translation MDTGEDEPNYAVGQDDPLNIYYESQKSRLPEKDTVEAQLLGLKREPANVTIKGLINATNRRAGQVSLNIREKWSNKVIHTTALILGRITESLPSTCTNFNVNVDIKNTELADPEFLTRSKIDVLLEADAYGEILLEGLKKGMPTAQKTKLGWILSGPIARSASTTSTSIKSTSQLDQQLSTFWEQEEIEKKPFLSHEQEMAEKQYITNVQRIKDGRYKVKMP comes from the exons ATGGATACCGGTGAAGACGAACCAAATTATGCTGTCGGGCAGGACGATCCATTAAATATATACTACGAAAGCCAAAAATCCCGTCTTCCTGAAAAAGATACTGTTGAAGCACAA TTGTTAGGACTCAAGCGTGAACCCGCTAACGTCACTATCAAGGGTTTAATAAACGCCACAAACCGAAGAGCTGGTCAGGTCTCTTTAAACATAAGAGAAAAATGGTCAAATAAAGTCATACACACCACAGCCCTCATTCTAGGACGAATCACAGAAAGTCTTCCATCGACATGCACAAACTTCAATGTTAACGTAGACATAAAGAATACTGAACTTGCAGATCCAGAGTTCCTTACTCGATCAAAGATCGATGTATTGTTAGAAGCTGATGCATATGGTGAAATCCTGCTGGAGGGATTGAAGAAAGGTATGCCAACTGCACAAAAGACCAAACTGGGCTGGATTTTATCTGGTCCCATAGCTAGAAGCGCATCAACTACATCAACTTCCATAAAAAGTACATCACAGCTCGATCAACAGCTATCAACATTTTGGGAACAGGAGGAAATCGAAAAGAAACCCTTTTTGTCTCACGAACAAGAGATGGCCGAAAAGCAATACATTACAAATGTCCAAAGGATAAAAGATGGACGGTATAAAGTCAAAATGCCGTGA